From Vibrio tritonius, the proteins below share one genomic window:
- a CDS encoding amino acid aminotransferase has translation MFSHLPTPTLDSIISLSAAFREDTRSQKVDLGIGVYKNSDGVTPIMQAVKQAQDIVVAEQKTKAYVGLAGCEIFNQSMVDLLLTGTSAYDRVATIQTPGASGGLRMFADLIQFAQPDTTVWLTNPSYVNHAPIMQAAGLKVRYYAYFNPQTKTVDTEAMLTDLAQAGKHDVVLFHGCCHNPTGADMDFAAWQAVTALAIKNGFTPFVDAAYLGFGDGYEQDAQGLRYMASHVEEMLLTVSCSKNFGLYRERTGAAMVIGKNAHEAANAKGKLLNLARASYTMPPDHGAALVRTVLHDDKLSAIWKQELSEMQQRLLSLRQTLCKELRNKYNTSQFDFIEQHKGMFTVLGFTAEQMTRLREEFAIYGVTDGRINIAGLTEKDIPYVAESIIKVS, from the coding sequence GCATTTCGCGAAGATACTCGTTCGCAAAAAGTCGATTTAGGTATCGGTGTCTACAAAAATAGTGACGGTGTCACTCCAATTATGCAGGCTGTTAAGCAAGCACAAGACATTGTCGTTGCAGAGCAAAAGACCAAAGCGTATGTTGGCTTAGCAGGCTGTGAAATTTTCAACCAAAGTATGGTGGATTTACTGCTGACAGGCACCTCTGCTTACGACCGCGTTGCAACGATTCAAACGCCAGGAGCCAGTGGTGGGCTGCGCATGTTCGCAGACCTGATTCAATTTGCACAACCAGATACCACGGTTTGGTTGACCAATCCCAGTTATGTGAACCATGCCCCGATCATGCAGGCGGCAGGGTTAAAAGTGAGATACTATGCTTACTTTAATCCGCAAACCAAAACCGTCGATACCGAAGCGATGCTGACGGATCTTGCTCAAGCGGGCAAGCATGATGTCGTGCTATTTCATGGCTGTTGCCATAACCCAACGGGTGCCGACATGGATTTTGCTGCTTGGCAAGCAGTCACAGCATTAGCGATCAAAAATGGCTTTACGCCTTTTGTGGATGCTGCGTATCTTGGTTTTGGTGATGGTTACGAACAAGACGCACAAGGATTGCGCTACATGGCCAGCCACGTAGAGGAAATGTTATTGACCGTGTCGTGCTCTAAAAACTTCGGTTTGTACCGAGAGCGCACGGGAGCGGCGATGGTGATTGGTAAAAATGCACATGAAGCAGCAAATGCAAAAGGCAAATTACTTAATTTAGCTCGCGCTTCCTATACCATGCCGCCAGACCACGGTGCTGCACTTGTCAGAACCGTGTTACATGACGACAAACTTAGTGCAATTTGGAAGCAAGAATTGAGTGAAATGCAACAACGTTTGTTAAGCCTTCGTCAAACCTTGTGTAAAGAGTTGAGAAATAAATACAATACTTCACAATTTGATTTTATCGAGCAGCACAAAGGGATGTTTACCGTACTCGGATTTACCGCAGAGCAAATGACGCGTTTACGTGAGGAGTTTGCGATTTATGGTGTAACCGATGGTCGTATCAACATTGCAGGCTTAACGGAAAAAGACATTCCTTACGTCGCTGAATCGATTATCAAAGTGAGTTAA